One Pseudomonas lalucatii genomic window carries:
- the btuB gene encoding TonB-dependent vitamin B12 receptor, producing MSKSLLTPAAALLCGVSSLSQAQAAEPSRLQDQVVTATRTAQTVEQSLAAVTVFDREQIELSQATSVPELLKRVPGVSFANNGGPGKHSSLFMRGSESDHVLVLIDGIKVGSVTSGAVALQDLPLELIERIEVVRGPRSSLYGSEAIGGVIQIFTRKGGSGGARPFFSAGYGTHDSYSGSAGVSGGDDRGWYSLGVSGADTDGLNAKAMDASGYEDDADGYRNLSAALSAGYRFANGLELDANLLQAKSHNDYDQVNRRRTAGFHAHADGESNVLGTRARFAPLEPWQVTLQAGRSEDKSDAFQDGAFYSRFDSRRDSASWQNDLSLAPGHLLTLGADYQHDEVNGSTAYAEDSRDNKGAFAQYLGEVGRHDWQLSLRRDDNQQFGRHDTGNLGYGFALSDALRATLGYGTAFKAPTFNELYYPGYGNPELDAETSRSLELGLAGRHGWGHWAVNAFRSVIDDLIAYDSSIRGPANVDQARIRGVELLLASQLLGWDWNANYTLLEPENRSAGANDGNELARRAKQLFNLDLDRRLGAFSLGASLHAEGQRYDDLANTRELSGFATLDLRGEYRIDPAWRLQARVANLLDADYETAEGFNQPGQALYLTLRYQAL from the coding sequence ATGAGTAAGTCCCTTCTGACCCCGGCAGCGGCGCTGCTGTGCGGCGTTTCCAGTCTTTCCCAGGCCCAGGCGGCCGAACCCAGCCGTTTGCAGGACCAGGTGGTGACCGCCACCCGTACCGCGCAGACCGTCGAGCAGAGCCTGGCGGCGGTCACCGTATTCGACCGCGAGCAGATCGAACTGAGCCAGGCCACTTCGGTGCCCGAACTGCTCAAGCGGGTGCCGGGTGTGTCCTTCGCCAACAACGGCGGGCCGGGCAAGCACAGCTCGCTGTTCATGCGCGGCAGCGAGTCCGACCATGTGCTGGTGCTGATCGACGGCATCAAGGTCGGCTCGGTGACCTCGGGCGCGGTGGCCCTGCAGGACCTGCCCCTGGAGCTGATCGAGCGCATCGAGGTGGTGCGTGGCCCGCGTTCCAGCCTGTACGGCTCCGAGGCCATAGGCGGGGTGATCCAGATCTTCACCCGCAAGGGCGGCTCGGGTGGCGCCAGGCCGTTCTTCTCCGCCGGCTACGGCACCCACGACAGCTACAGCGGCAGCGCCGGGGTCAGCGGTGGCGACGACCGGGGCTGGTACAGCCTGGGGGTGAGCGGGGCGGACACCGATGGCCTCAACGCCAAGGCGATGGATGCCAGCGGCTACGAGGACGATGCCGACGGCTACCGCAACCTGTCCGCCGCGCTCAGCGCCGGCTACCGCTTCGCCAACGGCCTGGAGCTGGACGCCAACCTGCTGCAGGCCAAGTCGCACAACGATTACGACCAGGTCAACCGCCGGCGCACCGCCGGTTTCCACGCCCATGCCGACGGCGAGTCGAATGTGCTGGGCACCCGCGCGCGGTTCGCCCCGCTGGAGCCCTGGCAGGTGACCCTGCAGGCCGGGCGCAGCGAGGACAAGTCCGATGCCTTCCAGGACGGCGCCTTCTACTCGCGTTTCGACAGCCGCCGCGACAGCGCCAGCTGGCAGAACGACCTGAGCCTGGCCCCCGGCCATCTCCTGACCCTGGGCGCCGACTACCAGCACGACGAGGTCAACGGCAGCACCGCCTACGCCGAGGACTCGCGGGACAACAAGGGCGCCTTCGCCCAGTACCTGGGCGAGGTCGGCCGGCACGACTGGCAGCTGTCGCTGCGCCGCGACGACAACCAGCAGTTCGGCCGGCACGACACCGGCAACCTCGGCTACGGCTTTGCCCTGAGCGACGCGTTGCGGGCCACCCTCGGCTACGGCACGGCGTTCAAGGCGCCGACTTTCAACGAACTGTACTACCCCGGCTACGGCAACCCCGAGCTGGACGCGGAGACCTCGCGCAGCCTGGAGCTCGGCCTGGCCGGCCGGCACGGCTGGGGCCACTGGGCGGTGAACGCCTTTCGCAGCGTCATCGACGACCTGATCGCCTACGACTCGAGCATCCGTGGTCCGGCCAACGTCGACCAGGCACGCATCCGCGGCGTCGAGCTGCTGCTGGCCAGCCAGCTGCTCGGCTGGGACTGGAACGCCAACTACACGCTGCTGGAACCGGAGAACCGTTCGGCCGGGGCCAACGACGGCAACGAGCTGGCGCGCCGCGCCAAGCAGCTGTTCAACCTCGACCTGGATCGCCGCCTCGGCGCCTTCAGCCTCGGCGCCAGCCTGCATGCCGAGGGCCAGCGCTACGACGACCTGGCCAATACCAGGGAGCTGTCCGGCTTCGCCACCCTGGACCTGCGCGGCGAGTACCGCATCGACCCCGCATGGCGCCTGCAGGCCCGGGTGGCCAACCTGCTGGACGCCGACTACGAGACCGCCGAGGGCTTCAACCAGCCCGGCCAGGCGCTCTACCTGACGCTGCGCTACCAGGCGCTGTAA
- a CDS encoding DUF2149 domain-containing protein has translation MSRRWRSSRFAEGDDDPLGPLANLVDVVLVFACGLIAALVAQTDLLAELQARQQPLPVERGRELPALPDSLKGRGGEGLQSVGQVYRDPQTGKLILIGQ, from the coding sequence ATGAGCCGGCGCTGGCGCTCTAGCCGTTTCGCCGAAGGCGACGACGACCCGCTCGGGCCCCTGGCCAACTTGGTCGACGTGGTGCTGGTGTTCGCCTGCGGCCTGATCGCCGCGCTGGTGGCACAGACCGACCTGCTGGCCGAGCTGCAGGCGCGCCAGCAGCCGCTGCCGGTCGAGCGCGGCCGCGAGCTGCCGGCTCTGCCCGACAGCCTCAAGGGCCGGGGCGGCGAGGGGCTGCAGAGCGTCGGCCAGGTCTATCGCGACCCGCAGACCGGCAAGCTGATCCTGATCGGCCAGTGA
- a CDS encoding MotA/TolQ/ExbB proton channel family protein, whose amino-acid sequence MFDSQVFTWLHLLVGWLLQPVTLGLFALLALAVWDCGVAVGERCGGLAHWQRLPLAEIERRARKRLDRADLIARIGPMLGLMGTLIPLGPGLAALGEGNVQILSVAMRVAFDTTVFGLLAGVLGFGLGRLRRRWYDELLDRCEARTGEEQTDEPALAL is encoded by the coding sequence ATGTTCGACAGTCAAGTATTCACCTGGCTGCACCTGCTGGTCGGCTGGCTGCTGCAGCCGGTCACCCTCGGCCTGTTCGCCCTGCTGGCGCTGGCGGTGTGGGATTGCGGGGTGGCCGTCGGCGAGCGCTGCGGCGGCCTGGCCCACTGGCAGCGCTTGCCGCTGGCGGAGATCGAGCGGCGGGCGCGCAAGCGCCTGGATCGCGCCGACCTGATCGCCCGTATCGGCCCCATGCTCGGCCTGATGGGCACCCTGATCCCCCTGGGGCCCGGGCTGGCGGCCCTCGGCGAGGGCAATGTGCAGATCCTCAGCGTGGCCATGCGGGTGGCCTTCGATACCACGGTGTTCGGCCTGCTCGCCGGGGTGCTCGGCTTCGGCCTGGGGCGTCTGCGCCGCCGCTGGTACGACGAGCTGCTGGACCGGTGCGAGGCCCGGACGGGCGAGGAGCAGACCGATGAGCCGGCGCTGGCGCTCTAG